In one window of Candidatus Uhrbacteria bacterium CG10_big_fil_rev_8_21_14_0_10_50_16 DNA:
- a CDS encoding 50S ribosomal protein L32 produces MSVPAHRKSSSRTKRGRSHAALTPLNLGACPACKAVVKPHHACAKCGAYAGRSVK; encoded by the coding sequence ATGTCTGTCCCAGCCCATCGAAAATCATCTTCCCGCACCAAGCGCGGTCGTTCTCACGCGGCTCTTACCCCTCTCAATTTGGGAGCCTGCCCAGCGTGTAAAGCGGTTGTAAAACCTCATCACGCCTGTGCAAAATGTGGTGCATACGCGGGTCGTAGTGTAAAATAA
- a CDS encoding DNA gyrase subunit A codes for MAKKTEQELDKEGFELGGQLDDRSIVTEMKTAYLDYAMSVIVSRALPDVRDGLKPVHRRIFYGMWKLGLRAGGRYRKSAAVVGEVMAKYHPHGDASIYDALARMAQDFSMRYPLVHGQGNFGSLDGDSPAAMRYTEAKLQSLAEELMWDIEKETVDFQPNYDGEHMEPKVLPAKLPNLLLNGVLGIAVGMATNIPPHNLREICGAILALIDNKDVTIDDLMEHIKGPDMPSGAIAYDVQAIKQAYATGRGGIVFRAHTEIEEMKNGSYQILVTDVPYQVNKASMLEKIAMLVREKKIEGIRDLRDESNKDGIRVVIELKKDAYPRKVLNRLFQMTQMQTTFHVNMVALVDGVQPRLLNLKEMLEEYIKHRKVIVRRRTEFDLARAKDRAHILDGLMIALTNIDKIIATIKKSKDKDEARVNLMKQFKLSELQAIAILEMRLQQLANLERLKIEQELAEKMKLIKELEAILKSAQKMLAVIRSEVEEIDAKFGDERRTEIVKHGVKAFSMEDVIPDEETIVMMTRDGYIKRISPDTFKTQKRGGKGVMGLSTKEEDVVDKVFMTSTHTHLLFFTTSGRVFQMKAYEVPESSRTAKGQALVNFLHLAPGEEVTSVLSMDRDDDAKFLMMVTKRGTIKKTPLSEFEHVRSNGLIAIKLNQGDRLEWVKPSNGTDEVVLVTHQGMAIRFSEAEVRAMGRVAAGVRGIKLKGEDMIVGMAVVDGKLTAKGSMELLAIMQNGYGKRTNLKEYKLQGRGGQGVKTANITAKTGPIVGMRVINTKDLTDMLIMSAHGQVIRTKMSTVSVLGRATQGVRIMRFKKDGDNVVSIAVIGEAEGDE; via the coding sequence ATGGCAAAAAAGACAGAACAAGAATTAGACAAGGAGGGATTTGAACTTGGAGGGCAGCTTGACGATCGCTCCATCGTTACCGAGATGAAGACGGCGTACTTGGACTACGCCATGAGTGTGATTGTCTCGCGCGCATTGCCCGATGTGCGTGACGGATTAAAACCTGTGCATCGCCGCATTTTTTACGGTATGTGGAAGTTGGGATTACGCGCTGGTGGACGTTACAGAAAATCTGCAGCTGTGGTTGGAGAGGTGATGGCTAAGTACCATCCGCATGGTGACGCGTCCATTTACGACGCGCTTGCACGTATGGCACAGGATTTTTCCATGCGCTATCCGTTGGTGCATGGTCAAGGAAACTTTGGATCGTTGGATGGAGATTCGCCGGCTGCCATGCGTTACACGGAGGCAAAACTCCAATCACTCGCCGAGGAGTTGATGTGGGATATCGAGAAAGAGACGGTGGATTTCCAACCCAACTACGACGGAGAACACATGGAGCCAAAAGTGCTCCCGGCTAAGCTGCCAAACTTACTATTGAATGGCGTGTTGGGAATCGCGGTGGGAATGGCAACCAACATTCCTCCACATAACTTGCGAGAAATTTGCGGGGCAATTTTAGCGTTAATCGACAACAAAGACGTAACGATTGACGACCTCATGGAGCACATTAAGGGGCCAGACATGCCGTCGGGTGCGATTGCCTACGACGTGCAGGCCATTAAGCAGGCGTATGCAACCGGTCGTGGAGGTATTGTGTTCCGAGCGCACACCGAGATTGAGGAAATGAAAAATGGTAGTTACCAGATTTTGGTCACGGACGTGCCGTACCAGGTCAACAAAGCAAGCATGTTGGAGAAGATTGCTATGTTGGTTCGTGAGAAAAAGATTGAAGGAATTCGTGACTTGCGTGATGAGTCCAACAAAGACGGAATTCGCGTGGTGATCGAACTTAAAAAAGATGCGTATCCTCGCAAGGTGCTCAACCGTCTCTTCCAAATGACGCAGATGCAGACCACGTTCCATGTCAACATGGTGGCGTTAGTGGATGGAGTACAGCCCCGTCTTCTCAATCTTAAGGAGATGTTGGAGGAATATATTAAACATCGCAAGGTGATTGTACGACGTCGTACCGAGTTTGATTTGGCACGTGCCAAGGATCGTGCGCATATTTTGGATGGGTTGATGATTGCACTTACCAACATCGACAAGATCATTGCGACCATTAAAAAGTCCAAGGACAAAGATGAAGCACGCGTCAACTTGATGAAACAATTTAAGCTCTCTGAGTTACAGGCAATTGCGATTTTGGAAATGCGTTTGCAACAGTTGGCAAACTTGGAGCGTTTGAAGATTGAGCAAGAGTTGGCAGAGAAGATGAAACTCATTAAGGAGTTGGAGGCTATTCTTAAGTCGGCGCAAAAGATGTTGGCTGTGATCCGTAGTGAGGTGGAGGAGATTGATGCAAAATTTGGCGACGAACGTCGTACGGAAATCGTCAAACATGGCGTAAAGGCGTTTAGCATGGAAGATGTGATTCCAGACGAGGAGACCATTGTAATGATGACGCGCGATGGTTACATTAAGCGTATCTCGCCAGACACCTTTAAGACGCAAAAGCGTGGAGGGAAGGGCGTGATGGGCTTGTCCACCAAGGAAGAAGACGTGGTAGATAAAGTCTTTATGACGAGCACGCATACACACCTACTCTTCTTTACAACGTCGGGCCGGGTGTTCCAAATGAAGGCCTACGAGGTGCCGGAATCGTCTCGTACCGCCAAGGGGCAGGCGCTGGTTAATTTCTTGCACCTGGCACCAGGGGAGGAGGTGACGTCGGTGTTGTCTATGGATCGCGACGACGACGCCAAGTTCTTGATGATGGTCACTAAGCGTGGAACTATCAAAAAAACGCCGTTGAGCGAGTTTGAGCATGTGCGCAGCAATGGATTGATCGCCATTAAGCTTAACCAAGGAGATCGATTAGAATGGGTCAAACCATCCAACGGAACGGACGAGGTGGTATTGGTGACGCACCAGGGTATGGCGATTCGATTTAGCGAGGCGGAAGTGCGAGCTATGGGTCGCGTGGCGGCCGGTGTGCGTGGAATCAAACTCAAAGGAGAAGACATGATTGTGGGTATGGCCGTGGTGGATGGCAAGCTCACTGCCAAGGGATCGATGGAGTTGTTGGCGATCATGCAAAATGGGTACGGAAAGCGCACCAACCTTAAGGAGTATAAGTTGCAAGGACGCGGCGGACAGGGCGTAAAGACGGCCAATATTACCGCCAAGACCGGACCAATTGTAGGGATGCGCGTTATTAACACCAAGGACTTAACGGACATGCTTATTATGAGCGCACACGGCCAGGTGATTCGTACCAAGATGAGTACGGTAAGCGTGCTGGGACGTGCGACTCAGGGAGTACGTATTATGCGATTTAAGAAGGATGGCGATAACGTGGTGTCGATTGCCGTGATTGGTGAGGCAGAAGGGGACGAATAG
- a CDS encoding 30S ribosomal protein S1 yields MATNSSKMAELLEKHEPVIPQLGDTVTGTIVFASNREVRVDIGGLTTGIVRGRELFAESDIYSNLKVGMPIEGTVIDLENENGEVELSFKYAGEVKAWETVQQLLNSGEASNVKILDANKGGLLVQLDHLHGFLPVSQLAPEHYPRVSGGSKTRILEKLKEYVGMKFKVKVLDANEHENKLIVSEKAIWEEEQKSIISQYKIGDQVEGRVTAIADFGVFVKFPLEATDEAAYLEGLVHISEIAWQRIDHPSDFVKVEDVVKAEIIGIEGSKIFLSMKKLVENPWENVAKKYNVGDKVEGTILKVNPFGFFVELDRDIHGLAHISELDTKPVTDIHSLGKAGERKTFVVVSVEPDKHRLGLSLKALKKGVKGAKKEKEVVAEADAPAEIADTESTEETTV; encoded by the coding sequence ATGGCAACAAATTCTTCAAAAATGGCAGAATTGCTCGAGAAACACGAGCCTGTCATCCCTCAACTAGGTGATACTGTTACAGGTACCATTGTTTTTGCATCCAACCGAGAAGTGCGCGTAGACATCGGCGGTCTTACCACCGGTATTGTTCGCGGACGAGAACTGTTTGCAGAAAGTGACATTTACAGCAACCTCAAGGTCGGTATGCCGATCGAGGGAACCGTTATTGACTTAGAAAATGAAAATGGAGAGGTAGAACTTTCCTTTAAGTATGCAGGGGAGGTAAAGGCCTGGGAGACCGTTCAACAGTTGTTGAATAGTGGAGAGGCCTCCAACGTCAAGATCCTCGACGCAAACAAAGGTGGACTGCTCGTTCAGTTGGATCACCTCCATGGCTTCTTGCCTGTATCCCAATTGGCCCCAGAGCATTACCCACGTGTGTCCGGTGGATCCAAGACGCGTATCTTGGAGAAACTCAAGGAGTACGTCGGCATGAAGTTTAAGGTAAAGGTATTAGATGCTAACGAACATGAGAACAAGTTGATCGTGTCCGAGAAGGCTATTTGGGAAGAGGAGCAAAAGAGCATTATCTCCCAGTACAAGATCGGAGATCAGGTAGAGGGACGCGTCACCGCCATTGCGGACTTTGGTGTGTTTGTAAAGTTCCCCTTGGAGGCAACCGACGAGGCGGCTTACTTAGAGGGTCTCGTACACATTTCCGAGATTGCTTGGCAACGTATTGATCACCCAAGTGACTTTGTAAAGGTAGAAGACGTGGTAAAGGCAGAAATTATTGGCATCGAGGGAAGCAAGATCTTCCTCTCCATGAAGAAACTCGTAGAGAACCCATGGGAGAACGTAGCCAAGAAGTACAACGTGGGCGACAAAGTTGAAGGGACCATTCTCAAGGTCAACCCATTTGGATTCTTTGTGGAGTTGGATCGTGACATTCACGGTTTGGCACACATCTCCGAGTTGGACACCAAGCCTGTAACCGACATTCATTCTCTTGGAAAAGCGGGAGAGCGCAAGACATTCGTCGTGGTCTCCGTGGAGCCAGACAAGCATCGTCTTGGACTCAGCCTCAAAGCCTTAAAGAAAGGTGTAAAGGGCGCAAAGAAAGAGAAGGAAGTCGTTGCAGAAGCAGACGCTCCTGCCGAGATAGCAGATACCGAGTCAACAGAGGAAACAACCGTGTAA
- a CDS encoding cell division protein FtsH, which yields MNLNKTKPEEIGVSTFIERVKAGEIASVDIENETLRIMATDGSELITRKEGNESLSDLFSNYDVPSEATQSIQITVKDNTTKELIARMVPTLILAIILGALAWFMIRQMQGAQNKAMSFGQSKTQDPSGKTNTDTKFKDVAGAYEAKEELEEVVLFLKSPKKFDDVGAKIPKGVLLMGRPGTGKTLLARAVAGEAGVPFFHMSGSEFVEMFVGVGASRVRDLFGRAKKAAPCIIFIDEIDAVGRQRGAGVGGGHDEREQTLNQILVEMDGFEKNNGVIVMAATNRPDVLDPALLRPGRFDRQVMIDLPDRKEREEILKIHAKNKPFADDVKLEVVAQRTSGFAGADLENVLNEAAILTARENAKAITNEIMREAIEKVMIGPARRNRVISDEEKRVTAYHEAGHAIVGHYAGVRDEVHKISIISRGRAAGYTMKLPIDDNRMESKQDFYNDMAMMLGGRVAEAVVIGDITTGASDDLKRATELANAMVKRYGMDDDLGPRTYGKATEQVFLGRDMQEHRDYSDKTAYKIDEVVQKLVSDAQDRARELFNKHRTEVDKIVNVLLDKETIEKEEFEAIVTTAKKDVTQS from the coding sequence ATGAATCTCAATAAAACTAAGCCCGAAGAGATTGGGGTCAGCACGTTTATAGAACGCGTTAAGGCGGGAGAAATTGCCTCGGTGGATATTGAGAATGAAACGTTGCGTATTATGGCAACAGACGGGTCAGAGCTCATTACACGCAAAGAAGGAAACGAATCTCTATCGGATTTATTCTCAAATTACGACGTTCCAAGCGAAGCAACACAGTCAATTCAGATCACCGTCAAAGACAATACAACCAAGGAATTGATCGCCCGCATGGTGCCAACGCTTATTTTGGCGATTATTCTCGGAGCGCTTGCCTGGTTTATGATTCGTCAGATGCAGGGCGCACAAAACAAAGCCATGAGTTTTGGACAAAGCAAAACTCAGGACCCATCGGGCAAAACCAACACGGATACAAAGTTTAAAGACGTTGCCGGTGCGTACGAAGCTAAGGAGGAATTGGAGGAGGTAGTCCTCTTTTTAAAGAGTCCAAAGAAATTTGATGACGTGGGAGCCAAGATTCCAAAAGGAGTGCTTCTTATGGGGCGACCTGGAACTGGTAAAACATTGCTCGCACGTGCCGTGGCTGGAGAGGCCGGTGTTCCCTTTTTCCACATGAGCGGTTCCGAGTTCGTGGAAATGTTCGTGGGCGTTGGGGCAAGCCGCGTGCGTGATTTGTTTGGGCGCGCCAAGAAGGCTGCACCGTGTATCATTTTCATTGACGAAATCGACGCTGTGGGGCGACAACGTGGTGCTGGTGTTGGAGGCGGACATGATGAACGTGAGCAAACACTCAACCAGATCCTTGTGGAGATGGATGGGTTTGAAAAAAATAATGGCGTAATTGTAATGGCGGCAACCAACCGTCCAGACGTGTTGGACCCTGCCCTTTTGCGACCAGGTCGATTTGACCGCCAGGTGATGATCGACCTACCAGATCGTAAAGAGCGAGAAGAAATCCTCAAGATCCACGCAAAAAACAAACCGTTTGCCGACGACGTCAAACTCGAAGTTGTGGCACAGCGCACCTCTGGATTTGCAGGAGCAGACTTGGAGAACGTGCTTAACGAGGCGGCAATCTTAACCGCACGAGAGAACGCCAAGGCTATTACTAATGAGATTATGCGCGAGGCGATTGAGAAGGTGATGATTGGACCTGCGCGTCGCAACCGCGTCATATCGGACGAGGAAAAACGCGTTACCGCCTATCATGAGGCAGGACACGCGATTGTTGGTCACTATGCGGGCGTGCGAGATGAGGTGCACAAAATTTCCATCATTTCCCGCGGACGAGCGGCAGGCTACACCATGAAGTTACCGATCGACGACAACCGTATGGAGAGCAAACAAGACTTCTACAACGATATGGCTATGATGCTCGGCGGACGTGTTGCCGAAGCCGTGGTGATTGGAGATATTACAACAGGTGCGTCAGATGACCTTAAACGTGCAACGGAGCTTGCAAACGCCATGGTTAAACGCTACGGCATGGATGATGACCTTGGACCTCGCACCTACGGCAAGGCCACAGAGCAAGTGTTCTTGGGACGCGACATGCAGGAGCATCGAGACTACTCAGACAAGACGGCCTACAAGATTGACGAGGTGGTACAGAAACTCGTATCGGATGCACAAGATCGTGCCCGCGAGCTGTTTAACAAGCATCGCACGGAAGTCGACAAAATCGTTAACGTACTTCTCGACAAAGAAACAATTGAAAAAGAAGAGTTTGAAGCGATCGTCACGACCGCAAAAAAGGACGTCACCCAGTCCTAA